A single region of the Lactobacillus xylocopicola genome encodes:
- a CDS encoding ABC transporter ATP-binding protein — protein sequence MVLKIEHLTGGYTGVPVIKDINLEIKAGEALGLIGLNGAGKSTTIKHLLGLLRPQKGQIRLNDIDLSRQPSDFKRQVAYIPETPVLYSELTLKEHLELTMMSYHLNEKNAWVKAQELLQLFRLDDKLEWLPIHFSKGMKQKVMIVSAFLADTSLLVIDEPFTGLDPLAVSNLITLINEATAAGKMVLMSTHILTGAEQTISHYAVLNNGTIEMVGSLNAIRAHYGLTEADPIDRIYQVLNQEQQNA from the coding sequence ATGGTTCTGAAAATAGAGCACTTAACCGGTGGGTACACGGGTGTGCCAGTCATTAAAGATATCAATTTGGAAATTAAAGCAGGCGAAGCATTGGGACTAATTGGTCTTAATGGTGCCGGTAAATCGACTACAATCAAGCATCTTCTGGGTCTTTTGCGTCCGCAAAAGGGACAGATTAGGTTGAATGATATCGACTTGAGTCGCCAACCAAGCGACTTTAAACGTCAGGTTGCTTACATTCCTGAGACCCCCGTGCTCTATTCCGAATTAACCCTCAAGGAGCACCTAGAACTAACTATGATGAGTTACCACTTGAATGAAAAAAATGCCTGGGTCAAAGCTCAAGAGCTATTGCAGCTATTCAGGTTGGATGACAAGTTGGAATGGTTACCGATTCATTTTTCAAAAGGGATGAAGCAAAAAGTGATGATTGTCAGTGCCTTTCTAGCCGATACCAGTCTACTAGTGATTGATGAACCTTTCACGGGACTTGATCCGCTAGCGGTCAGCAACTTGATTACATTAATTAATGAAGCGACTGCTGCAGGCAAGATGGTGCTCATGTCGACCCACATCTTGACTGGGGCCGAACAGACCATCTCCCATTACGCTGTGCTCAACAATGGCACCATCGAAATGGTTGGTAGCCTTAACGCAATTCGCGCACATTATGGCCTAACGGAAGCGGACCCGATCGACCGCATTTACCAGGTTCTCAATCAGGAGCAGCAAAATGCGTGA
- a CDS encoding HIT family protein has product MAELDKECLFCKIIQGTVPSYTVFENDDVKAFLDLSQVNPGHTLMVPKKHIINLLDYTPEDARRYLQYLPAIANAIKEFDTNITGMNITTNNGASANQVVMHSHVHFIPRFEGDGLKLATRNNAEKYTSADYEKIATKIKEQF; this is encoded by the coding sequence ATGGCTGAGTTAGATAAGGAATGTTTATTTTGTAAAATTATTCAAGGCACTGTACCAAGCTACACCGTCTTTGAAAATGATGACGTTAAAGCCTTTCTAGACTTATCGCAGGTCAATCCAGGGCACACCCTGATGGTACCCAAAAAACATATTATTAATTTGCTGGATTATACTCCTGAGGATGCACGAAGGTACTTACAATACCTTCCAGCCATCGCCAACGCAATCAAGGAGTTTGATACTAACATCACCGGTATGAACATCACCACTAACAACGGAGCTAGTGCCAATCAAGTGGTTATGCACTCGCATGTTCATTTTATTCCTCGCTTTGAGGGTGACGGCTTAAAACTAGCAACCCGTAACAATGCGGAAAAGTATACCTCAGCTGATTACGAAAAAATCGCCACCAAAATCAAGGAACAATTTTAA
- a CDS encoding peptidylprolyl isomerase PrsA, with the protein MNKYFKKAAAAVVVAGLALSTAACSNNGKTVASYKGGKITQQDYYDEMKESQAGKTTLANMIINRSLEEQYGSKVSKDEVDKQFKNYKKQYAGQFNAVLQQNGMTTSSFKKSLRTNLLTEAALKDIKSVSKKQEEDAWKSYQPKVTVQHILVSKKSQAEDIIKQLNDGKSFKELVKKYSLDTGTKSDAGKLPAFDSTDSSLDPAFKKAAFKLKTGQTTKEPVKSQSGYHVIRMIKHPGKGSFASHKKEIDNQIYRSMSQNQETLRSVIAKVLKKADPQIKDKDLKDVLSSYVDTPASKK; encoded by the coding sequence ATGAATAAATATTTTAAGAAGGCAGCTGCAGCTGTCGTAGTTGCAGGTCTTGCTTTATCAACTGCTGCTTGTTCTAATAACGGCAAGACGGTTGCTTCATACAAGGGCGGTAAGATTACCCAGCAAGACTATTACGATGAGATGAAGGAATCGCAAGCAGGTAAGACCACGCTAGCAAATATGATCATCAATCGGTCTTTAGAGGAACAATACGGCAGTAAAGTTTCTAAGGATGAAGTAGACAAGCAGTTCAAAAACTACAAAAAGCAGTATGCTGGTCAATTCAATGCTGTATTGCAACAAAATGGAATGACTACGTCTAGCTTTAAGAAGAGCTTAAGAACCAACTTGCTTACAGAAGCAGCCTTAAAGGACATTAAATCAGTTTCTAAGAAACAAGAAGAGGACGCTTGGAAATCATACCAACCTAAAGTTACCGTTCAGCATATTCTTGTTTCAAAGAAATCCCAGGCCGAAGACATCATTAAGCAACTGAATGACGGCAAGAGCTTCAAGGAATTGGTTAAGAAATATTCGCTAGACACTGGAACCAAGTCTGATGCCGGTAAACTGCCAGCGTTTGACTCAACTGATTCAAGTTTAGATCCTGCATTTAAGAAGGCTGCTTTTAAGCTGAAGACGGGTCAAACCACCAAGGAACCAGTTAAGTCCCAATCTGGTTACCACGTTATTAGAATGATTAAGCACCCAGGTAAGGGATCATTTGCTTCGCATAAGAAGGAAATTGACAACCAAATTTACCGGTCAATGTCACAAAACCAAGAAACCTTACGCAGCGTAATTGCTAAGGTTTTGAAGAAGGCCGATCCGCAAATCAAGGATAAGGATCTTAAGGATGTCTTATCATCATACGTTGATACACCTGCTTCTAAGAAGTAA
- a CDS encoding 3'-5' exoribonuclease YhaM family protein has protein sequence MYKRLLDYNDGEELEAVVLIKNSQLRHTKKGKLYLAMTFGDASGEIHGNFWDANNQDAATFSAGTIVELDGQREEYQGQPQIKIYGLRVVGPEEGYDLKQFIKSAPEKISDLKEEINQYVFEILNPTWNRLVRFLLKKWDQRFFDYPAGKSNHHAVRGGLVYHTVSMLRDAKGLANNYPQVDRSLLYAGCILHDMGKVLELTGPAATQYTTEGNLIGHLVLIDEQIMLAAQELKIDAESEDLLLLRHMVLAHHGKFEYGSPKLPALLEAELLHRIDDLDASIYAITNALQHTRPGDFTDNIMSQGGRKFYRPKVDEALSSSRKLE, from the coding sequence ATGTATAAGCGCTTGCTGGACTATAATGATGGTGAGGAATTAGAGGCGGTCGTTTTAATCAAAAACTCCCAATTGCGGCATACCAAGAAGGGCAAACTATACCTGGCTATGACCTTTGGTGACGCTTCCGGTGAGATTCACGGTAATTTTTGGGATGCCAACAATCAGGACGCTGCCACGTTTAGTGCCGGGACAATCGTTGAATTGGATGGCCAGCGGGAAGAGTACCAGGGGCAACCACAGATTAAGATTTATGGCTTGCGGGTTGTCGGACCAGAAGAAGGGTATGACCTCAAGCAATTTATTAAGTCCGCTCCTGAAAAGATTTCCGACTTAAAGGAAGAGATTAACCAGTACGTGTTTGAGATTTTGAATCCAACTTGGAATCGGCTGGTCCGCTTTTTACTGAAAAAATGGGATCAGCGCTTCTTCGATTATCCTGCGGGTAAGAGTAACCACCATGCGGTGCGAGGCGGGTTAGTTTACCATACCGTTTCCATGCTAAGGGATGCTAAGGGGTTAGCTAATAACTATCCGCAAGTTGATCGTTCCTTACTCTATGCGGGGTGTATACTGCATGACATGGGTAAAGTACTGGAATTAACTGGTCCAGCCGCCACGCAATACACCACGGAGGGTAACTTAATCGGCCATCTTGTTTTAATTGATGAACAAATCATGTTAGCCGCGCAGGAACTTAAAATTGACGCTGAATCTGAAGATTTGCTGCTACTCAGACACATGGTCCTGGCCCACCACGGCAAGTTTGAGTACGGCTCGCCGAAACTTCCGGCTCTGCTTGAAGCGGAATTACTCCACCGCATTGACGATCTGGATGCATCAATTTATGCCATTACTAACGCATTGCAGCATACCAGGCCGGGTGACTTTACTGATAATATCATGAGCCAGGGCGGTCGGAAGTTCTACCGGCCGAAAGTCGATGAAGCGCTCAGTAGTTCACGCAAATTAGAATAA
- a CDS encoding ATP-binding protein encodes MKLTKIKIINFGQFSNFTFDLTAGDLTVFFGANEAGKSTIVAFVKQVMFGFHLAKHSSDFFEDYQPLARVSTMGGSLFFASETGDDFELERLYASGKGSKLGTLTVKRNGQVVPEAVFFDQIKNIDGDFYADSFIFNQDMLAKVFKLQQTDLLERIYYLGASNSDQLIDLRADFAKKASALFKKSGTNPPLNRLLKQLKAEEEEVNESAGEFTDYQELAAKLQEQKKLLAKLESELADLQKKYKRIDHLKKLLPTYRKLTDLKGQVEQVNFDPDHFQTTQTVALQVESLREDKRQLQTKLDRFGQERAGDTQAENLLQKKPELLQWQAEYRTCREQEQQIEQEKQQLLTLEPALAKIIHLDQAAIIDLQREYQELPQKAATPVPQSNISPIMLLAGGALVVVGLVLLAAVSKVGGAIVLATGIASLAYGLARQKQDQESINDQQAKQKKVAARRATFTAKYGLEGDFDLHNLVNQWRQYQLQEQKQQHNRQREKDLLDQLNKVAIATGHVLHQPVTNDFAAVLTAFEQLEQQQVKDRRQLEQQASLHSNLQQTTAKLHDAGLKLKAALAQAQVESMADYQKLQSKQQDQAALSTKIAIMSATLNDDLPQLTQLQQHPEQATNQLVDLAKSIADHQTKVRSQQDKIAEIKVKMNNLANSTAVFAAQQTLANTKTKFQNLSADYLANLVAARWIERALDLASNERFPKMLAAAKEYLRLLTNNRYNSIEIAQKLTVTRADGKKIKVQYLSRGTSEQLYFALKLAFVQQIKNQINLPVLIDDSFVDFDDQRTDQIKQLLEQVATSNQVLIFTAQASLVDKLQLQPLTFTKGTKNV; translated from the coding sequence ATGAAATTAACTAAGATAAAAATTATTAATTTTGGTCAGTTTAGTAATTTTACCTTTGATCTAACTGCGGGTGATTTGACCGTCTTTTTTGGTGCTAATGAAGCTGGTAAAAGTACGATAGTGGCCTTTGTCAAGCAGGTAATGTTTGGCTTCCACTTGGCTAAGCATAGTTCTGACTTTTTTGAGGATTATCAGCCGCTGGCCCGCGTCAGTACGATGGGCGGTTCTTTGTTTTTTGCAAGTGAGACCGGTGATGATTTTGAGCTTGAGCGTCTATATGCTAGTGGTAAGGGTTCCAAGCTAGGAACACTGACCGTTAAGCGGAACGGGCAGGTAGTGCCTGAGGCGGTCTTTTTTGACCAGATTAAAAATATTGATGGTGACTTTTATGCTGACAGTTTCATTTTCAACCAGGATATGCTAGCTAAGGTCTTCAAGCTGCAGCAGACTGACTTACTCGAACGAATTTACTACCTTGGTGCGTCCAACAGTGATCAGTTAATTGATTTGCGCGCTGACTTTGCCAAAAAAGCCAGCGCTCTATTCAAGAAAAGTGGTACTAATCCGCCACTTAATCGCTTGTTAAAGCAACTAAAAGCAGAGGAGGAGGAAGTGAATGAGTCCGCGGGTGAATTTACTGACTACCAAGAACTTGCGGCGAAACTGCAGGAGCAAAAAAAGCTACTGGCCAAATTAGAAAGCGAACTGGCAGACTTACAGAAAAAGTATAAACGGATCGACCACTTAAAAAAATTGTTGCCGACTTACCGCAAACTAACTGACTTGAAGGGCCAAGTTGAGCAAGTAAACTTTGATCCAGACCACTTTCAGACGACGCAAACTGTTGCCTTGCAAGTTGAAAGCCTGCGCGAAGATAAACGGCAGCTGCAGACAAAACTTGACCGGTTCGGCCAAGAGCGAGCAGGCGACACCCAGGCAGAAAACTTACTGCAGAAAAAACCGGAACTACTGCAATGGCAGGCAGAATACCGTACCTGCCGCGAACAGGAGCAGCAAATTGAACAGGAAAAGCAGCAATTGCTGACACTTGAACCAGCTTTGGCCAAGATTATCCACCTGGACCAGGCAGCGATTATCGATCTGCAACGGGAATACCAGGAACTGCCTCAAAAAGCAGCAACCCCAGTACCGCAGTCAAACATTTCCCCAATCATGCTACTTGCTGGGGGCGCATTGGTGGTGGTTGGACTAGTGCTGCTGGCAGCTGTGTCGAAAGTTGGTGGGGCAATAGTTCTAGCTACTGGAATTGCTAGTTTAGCTTATGGACTAGCTAGGCAAAAACAGGACCAAGAGAGCATAAACGACCAACAGGCAAAACAAAAAAAGGTGGCCGCTAGGCGGGCTACCTTTACCGCCAAGTATGGCCTTGAAGGAGATTTTGACCTGCACAACTTAGTGAACCAATGGCGACAGTATCAGCTGCAGGAGCAAAAGCAGCAGCATAATCGGCAACGTGAAAAAGACCTGTTGGACCAACTAAATAAAGTGGCAATTGCAACAGGCCATGTTTTGCATCAGCCGGTTACCAATGACTTCGCTGCTGTCTTGACTGCATTTGAGCAGCTGGAGCAGCAGCAAGTTAAGGACCGGCGCCAGCTTGAACAGCAGGCTAGCCTGCACAGTAACCTGCAACAAACTACTGCCAAATTGCACGATGCAGGACTTAAACTAAAGGCTGCCTTGGCACAAGCGCAGGTCGAGTCAATGGCTGATTACCAAAAATTGCAGTCCAAGCAGCAAGACCAGGCGGCCCTGTCAACCAAAATTGCAATAATGTCCGCTACCCTTAACGACGACTTGCCGCAATTAACGCAATTGCAGCAGCATCCTGAGCAAGCGACCAATCAACTAGTTGACCTGGCTAAGTCAATAGCGGATCATCAAACCAAGGTGCGGTCTCAGCAGGATAAAATTGCTGAAATAAAGGTCAAAATGAATAATTTGGCCAACTCGACCGCCGTTTTTGCCGCTCAACAAACTTTGGCCAATACCAAGACTAAGTTCCAAAACCTGTCAGCTGACTATCTTGCTAACTTAGTTGCTGCCAGGTGGATTGAGCGGGCACTTGACCTGGCCTCTAACGAGCGTTTTCCTAAGATGTTGGCAGCGGCCAAAGAATATTTGCGGCTGCTGACTAATAATCGGTATAATAGTATTGAAATTGCACAAAAATTAACGGTTACACGAGCAGACGGAAAGAAAATCAAGGTGCAGTACCTGTCGCGGGGAACGTCAGAACAACTTTATTTTGCCTTGAAGTTAGCCTTTGTTCAACAAATCAAAAATCAAATCAACCTACCAGTTCTGATTGATGACTCTTTTGTTGACTTTGATGACCAGAGAACGGATCAGATTAAACAGTTGCTTGAACAGGTGGCTACAAGTAACCAAGTGCTGATTTTTACGGCACAAGCTAGTTTGGTAGATAAGTTGCAGTTGCAGCCACTAACTTTTACGAAAGGAACCAAAAATGTATAA
- a CDS encoding metallophosphoesterase family protein, with the protein MKFIHFADAHLDSPFLGLSFLPSKSFEQIHQAPNQSLTSIVDLALQEKVDLVLIAGDTFDSPRPNPSSQLFFAGEIERLTAAHIQVVMIFGNHDHMRAADLLVPDSPFFKLLGDGEQIEGIKGQTASGFTYEVNGFSYLQNHITANKAMQLPAKSGHYTFGLMHAQEQSGQNGQNVYAPFTLSELKNLNYDYFALGHIHLRQMLSTSPLIVYPGNIQGRHVNELGPKGCILGEINEQTGQTEINFVQTGPIVWQRVKVELAGPIAQTALQSRLLATLQADVTTYYSLQLVGAEYLNDQERELVEDSDFWQLLSSKLDHGSQLVDVRFAPSSHLEIAASDRVFFEEAENEIFTPEYFAQLCWDWSKKDDFAAQLAVAPDFLKDVRALAEVKLNSRLKGISDEIN; encoded by the coding sequence ATGAAATTCATCCATTTTGCGGATGCGCATTTAGATAGTCCATTTTTGGGGCTATCTTTTTTGCCATCTAAGAGCTTTGAGCAGATTCATCAAGCACCTAACCAATCACTGACTAGCATAGTCGACCTGGCTTTGCAGGAAAAGGTAGACTTGGTATTGATTGCGGGCGATACTTTTGACAGTCCGCGCCCCAATCCAAGTAGCCAACTGTTTTTTGCTGGTGAAATTGAGCGTTTAACTGCGGCTCACATTCAGGTGGTGATGATTTTTGGTAATCACGACCACATGCGAGCAGCTGACTTGCTAGTGCCGGATAGTCCCTTTTTCAAGTTATTGGGTGATGGTGAGCAGATAGAGGGAATTAAGGGCCAGACCGCAAGCGGCTTTACTTACGAGGTCAACGGCTTTTCTTACTTGCAAAACCACATCACCGCCAACAAGGCGATGCAATTGCCAGCTAAGAGTGGCCACTATACTTTCGGCCTGATGCATGCGCAAGAGCAATCTGGACAAAACGGCCAAAATGTCTATGCACCTTTTACTTTGAGTGAGCTGAAAAATCTCAATTACGATTATTTTGCGCTGGGTCATATTCACCTGCGTCAAATGCTATCGACTAGTCCATTGATTGTTTATCCGGGTAATATTCAGGGGCGCCATGTTAATGAGTTGGGACCAAAAGGCTGCATTTTAGGTGAGATCAACGAACAAACAGGCCAAACGGAAATTAATTTTGTGCAAACAGGCCCAATTGTCTGGCAACGGGTTAAAGTTGAACTGGCGGGCCCAATTGCTCAAACCGCACTGCAAAGTCGGCTGTTGGCCACTTTGCAGGCTGATGTAACCACTTACTACAGTTTGCAGCTGGTTGGTGCTGAGTATTTGAATGACCAAGAACGAGAATTGGTTGAAGATAGTGATTTTTGGCAGTTGCTTTCTAGCAAACTTGACCATGGCTCACAGTTAGTTGATGTTCGCTTTGCGCCAAGCAGTCACCTTGAGATCGCTGCTAGTGATCGGGTATTCTTTGAAGAAGCGGAAAATGAGATCTTTACACCAGAGTACTTTGCCCAACTATGTTGGGACTGGTCTAAAAAGGATGATTTTGCCGCCCAATTAGCAGTAGCTCCTGATTTTTTAAAGGATGTGAGGGCTTTGGCTGAGGTCAAGTTAAACAGCCGCTTAAAGGGGATTAGCGATGAAATTAACTAA
- a CDS encoding YlbF family regulator, whose product MVNIYDSANQLAADLQKVDEFKALEQAVEGVKGNADSSALFAEMNKMQTEIIDTQSQGKELSKEQQASYQQLNERLQKDPLIMKLLQTEQGLYKTLDEVQKAITKPVNDLYEGLRD is encoded by the coding sequence ATGGTAAATATTTACGACTCAGCTAATCAACTAGCTGCTGATTTGCAAAAAGTCGATGAATTCAAGGCTTTGGAACAAGCGGTTGAAGGTGTTAAAGGGAACGCAGATAGTTCTGCCTTGTTTGCGGAAATGAACAAGATGCAGACTGAAATCATCGATACACAGTCGCAAGGCAAAGAATTGTCTAAGGAGCAACAGGCCAGCTACCAACAATTGAACGAACGTCTGCAAAAGGACCCGTTAATTATGAAGTTACTGCAGACCGAGCAGGGCCTATATAAGACACTCGATGAGGTTCAAAAGGCAATTACTAAGCCAGTTAATGACCTTTATGAAGGTCTTAGAGACTAA
- a CDS encoding PBP1A family penicillin-binding protein, with translation MQNNEPNKNGLRSLWRRFDNRFFIGRWIILILLSTTLLVCTYYTVKVKTSNISNLKASLSRTTGIYDYKAQKAGSLYSQKGTFVEYNKISPNVKNAVISTEDRTFWKNPGFSVKGMGRAALGLMLHRGQIAGGGSTITQQLAKNALLTQQQTFSRKIEELFFAVEINHVYSKKDILTMYLNKAYFGNGVWGVQDASHKYFGKNASELTVGEGATLAAILRNPSKYNPIDHLNYSLSRRNLVLDLMVANQKLAPQQAKVVKTQGLDIRDTYHNKDGYRYPYFFDAVVDEAIKRYGLKEEDVMNKGLKIYTTLNQNYQSQLQQKFEQDWLFPQNAADGTKTQGASVVMDPETGAVRAVVGGRGKHVFRGYNRATQMKRQPGSSIKPIVTYAPALQQGYHYDSQLSNKLQRFGKNGYEPHNVDNGYSDKIPMYTALAQSKNVPAVWLLDRIGISKGVQSANNFGLKVPSEDQNLALALGGLSTGVSPLQMARSYAAFANKGNLPNSSYFITKITDASGNVIAENHDRGQHRIISESTAREMTTMLLGVFTGGTGTAAQPAGYQVAGKTGSTEVPNSYGFGTKDQWIVGYTPDVVVATWVGFDRTNKDHFMHGISETEITRLYKAEMEGILPYTAQNKFSEQPPQQIIKNNGAGSDWTKGIGGEIKKGIGSAGEKLNEWYNNVKGLLGH, from the coding sequence ATGCAAAATAATGAACCAAATAAAAACGGGTTACGCAGCCTTTGGCGGCGCTTCGATAACCGTTTTTTCATCGGGCGCTGGATTATTTTAATCTTGCTCAGCACAACACTTTTGGTTTGTACTTATTATACCGTTAAAGTAAAGACTTCCAACATTTCCAACTTGAAAGCATCGCTTTCAAGAACAACGGGCATTTACGACTATAAGGCCCAAAAAGCGGGATCGCTGTACTCGCAAAAAGGAACTTTTGTCGAATATAATAAAATTTCGCCTAATGTCAAAAATGCGGTTATTTCAACTGAAGACCGGACATTTTGGAAAAATCCGGGTTTTAGTGTCAAAGGTATGGGGCGCGCAGCTTTAGGGTTGATGCTTCATCGCGGTCAGATTGCTGGTGGTGGCTCGACCATTACCCAGCAGCTTGCCAAAAACGCCCTGCTAACCCAGCAACAGACTTTTTCACGGAAAATCGAAGAGCTTTTTTTTGCGGTTGAAATTAATCACGTTTATTCAAAAAAAGACATTTTGACCATGTACCTTAACAAGGCCTATTTTGGCAATGGGGTGTGGGGGGTTCAAGATGCCAGCCATAAGTATTTTGGCAAAAATGCCTCCGAGTTAACTGTCGGTGAAGGGGCTACTTTGGCCGCTATTTTGCGTAATCCCAGCAAGTATAACCCAATTGACCATCTGAACTATTCACTGTCTCGCCGCAATCTGGTTTTGGACTTGATGGTGGCCAACCAAAAACTTGCGCCGCAACAGGCGAAAGTGGTTAAAACGCAAGGGCTCGATATTCGTGATACTTACCATAATAAGGATGGTTACCGCTACCCATACTTTTTTGACGCGGTCGTTGATGAGGCGATTAAGCGCTATGGACTTAAAGAAGAAGACGTCATGAACAAGGGGTTGAAAATTTATACGACCTTGAACCAGAATTATCAGAGTCAGCTTCAACAGAAGTTTGAGCAGGACTGGTTATTCCCGCAGAATGCAGCTGACGGAACCAAGACTCAAGGGGCCAGCGTGGTGATGGATCCGGAAACTGGGGCTGTGCGGGCAGTTGTTGGTGGACGTGGCAAGCATGTCTTTCGGGGTTATAACCGGGCTACGCAGATGAAGCGGCAGCCCGGCTCGTCAATTAAGCCAATTGTGACCTATGCTCCGGCACTCCAACAGGGCTACCACTATGATTCACAACTGTCTAACAAGCTCCAACGGTTTGGTAAAAATGGCTACGAGCCCCATAACGTTGATAACGGCTATTCCGATAAAATTCCGATGTATACAGCTCTGGCTCAGAGTAAAAATGTACCAGCCGTTTGGCTGTTAGACCGCATTGGCATTTCTAAAGGGGTACAGTCTGCCAATAACTTTGGCTTGAAAGTACCAAGCGAGGATCAAAACCTTGCGCTGGCCTTGGGCGGCTTATCGACGGGGGTATCTCCTTTGCAGATGGCGCGGTCATATGCGGCCTTTGCCAACAAGGGCAACTTGCCGAATAGTTCCTACTTTATTACCAAGATTACTGATGCTAGCGGTAATGTGATTGCAGAAAACCATGACCGGGGTCAACACCGAATTATTTCGGAAAGTACGGCTAGGGAAATGACCACGATGCTCTTGGGAGTCTTTACTGGTGGTACCGGTACGGCCGCTCAACCGGCTGGCTATCAGGTTGCTGGTAAGACCGGCTCAACGGAAGTGCCCAATTCGTATGGCTTTGGTACAAAAGACCAGTGGATTGTCGGGTATACACCAGATGTTGTTGTTGCTACGTGGGTTGGCTTTGACCGGACTAACAAAGATCACTTCATGCATGGTATTTCCGAAACGGAGATTACCCGGCTCTACAAGGCTGAGATGGAGGGGATATTGCCATATACTGCCCAGAATAAGTTTAGTGAACAACCACCACAACAAATTATCAAAAATAACGGTGCTGGGTCTGATTGGACTAAAGGAATTGGTGGTGAGATCAAAAAAGGGATCGGTTCCGCGGGTGAAAAACTGAATGAATGGTATAATAACGTCAAAGGACTTTTAGGTCATTAA
- a CDS encoding RluA family pseudouridine synthase codes for MSYYFTLNYPPNRQPVTVGDLLRVLLVPRKWRHYLRIEQNVLVNGHYRHFSDLVYPNDQVELLLNRVEPNQQPYPASTQIPDIIYEDDNLLVINKPAGQKTHPNLAETNTALNDCATYLGTTPFIVHRLDMLTSGLLLVAKNPAVVPSLNRQLTTKTFHREYLALVTASNVLKDSGIINLPIGKDPDDQRKRMVVPSGLNSLTNYQVLERRANQTALVKLSLETGRTHQIRVHLAALGCPIIGDPLYNPEALPGQLLHLTAYQMSFTQPFSFERKQLKLPLTKVGFIK; via the coding sequence ATGAGCTATTATTTTACCCTTAACTATCCCCCAAACCGTCAACCGGTCACTGTCGGTGACCTCCTGCGGGTATTGCTAGTGCCGCGCAAGTGGCGCCACTACCTAAGAATTGAGCAAAACGTGTTAGTCAACGGCCATTACCGCCACTTTAGTGACCTAGTCTATCCTAACGACCAAGTCGAACTGCTACTTAACCGCGTTGAACCCAACCAGCAACCCTACCCGGCCAGCACCCAGATTCCTGATATTATCTATGAAGATGACAATCTCCTAGTGATTAACAAGCCGGCCGGCCAAAAAACGCACCCCAACTTGGCTGAAACTAACACTGCATTGAATGATTGTGCCACCTATTTAGGGACAACACCCTTTATCGTTCACCGTCTGGATATGCTAACTAGTGGGTTATTGTTAGTTGCCAAAAACCCGGCAGTCGTCCCCAGCTTAAACCGGCAGCTGACGACCAAGACCTTTCATCGCGAGTACTTGGCACTGGTTACTGCTAGCAATGTGTTAAAAGATTCTGGCATCATCAACTTACCCATTGGCAAGGATCCCGATGATCAGCGCAAGCGGATGGTAGTCCCAAGCGGGCTCAATTCGCTTACGAATTATCAAGTTTTGGAACGCAGAGCAAACCAAACGGCCCTAGTTAAACTTAGTCTAGAAACGGGACGCACCCACCAAATCCGCGTTCACTTAGCCGCCCTTGGCTGTCCAATCATTGGTGACCCCTTATATAATCCAGAAGCGCTGCCCGGCCAGTTGCTGCATTTAACTGCCTATCAGATGTCATTTACGCAGCCCTTTTCATTTGAACGGAAACAGCTTAAATTGCCGTTAACCAAAGTTGGCTTTATTAAGTAA
- a CDS encoding GNAT family N-acetyltransferase, with amino-acid sequence MNFKITTATSADLEKINDQLDEFNEAAVPILQEEANKRFAYIIKHATGKIIAGVEAYSSMYFIGYIDTLWVDQEYRHQGLGSQLMNKVEADLQRYGCPQCHLETFDYQAPGFIRKEDIGSLLP; translated from the coding sequence ATGAATTTCAAAATTACCACAGCCACCAGTGCCGATCTGGAGAAGATTAATGATCAGCTTGACGAATTTAACGAAGCCGCTGTGCCAATCCTCCAGGAAGAAGCTAATAAGCGCTTCGCATATATAATTAAGCATGCTACTGGTAAGATAATTGCCGGCGTGGAAGCATACTCGTCGATGTACTTCATTGGCTACATTGACACTTTATGGGTGGACCAAGAATATCGGCATCAAGGTTTGGGGAGCCAGTTGATGAATAAAGTTGAAGCTGATTTACAGCGTTATGGCTGTCCGCAGTGCCACCTTGAGACCTTTGACTATCAGGCCCCTGGCTTTATCAGAAAAGAGGATATCGGGTCTTTGCTACCCTGA